The DNA sequence CTTCCCCGTGGCAGCCTCCACCACACTAGCTACACCAGCAACCTGAGAGAGAAAATCATGTAATAATCTTTGATATTCTGTGTAGATAAAAAGTATGTTGATCATTTTGCAATGGACCTTTCCAAgataattttttctcttattacatTAAATCTTCATTTATCAAATAGATTATATTTAAGTACATTGCAATTTTTTATGCTACTTGATTTTGAAGCATGATTCTAGTTTTCTAGTTGTACTTCAAATATAGCTCTTCTTGGCAttccaaaacatataaaaagaaaacttgCACTATCATTGAGACAAATATAAAATAGCTAAAAAGAATACAAACATTCTTAATACTAACCATGTAAGTGAGactacacaatataaatattacaatacaATTCACCACTATATTGAAACGTGTACCATAATAGAGGCTGTAAAGAATCGTAAacaatcaatagataaataatccTTTTGAAACACAGGACTCacactttacctttttttcataatcCTCTGCCATAGTACGCCATTTGTCCTCCATCACATGGCGATAGCGGGCTTCACGGTCCAGGTCTTCTCGGTAGCGATTTAGAGCCTTTTCTAGATCTaccttctgtttctctgtctctcgctgcTCACTTTGAATCTGGAAATAGTTACAAAGTGTTTACATCTAGTTGACCTTATATTCAGCAAAATTTATCTCAGCTATGAAGCCAATCATCAATGCAAAAGAAGTACATGTATCTATAAAACTGAGACCAATGCAGTAATGAGCCTACCTTCTGCAGCTGCGTTTGATAGTTGGAGCACAATTGACAAGATCGCCCAATACGTGACCTGGCACGCCGGATCTCTTCATTGAGTAAATTCCACTCTACTTCACTAACTACCCTTCTTGAGCCAGTTGACCCTGTACCACTGCCTCCTCCCACAGCCAAATCGATGGTAACGTAGTCATCATCACCGGGTGTTAATATGGATTCACTCTGTGTCACACCCTCTGAATCTGGTGTCACATCTAAGAGAAAAGTAACGTATTAACTTCTGTGCATTTATCATTATACACCTTCAGTAtcataataagattttaaaagcTTATATCTCTAATATTTCTATGTCCTTCACATACACTGTGAAAATTAATAAATCTCCCAGAGTCTACTGATGGTATAAAAATCAATATTGTAGGCTGGATTCCATCTTTCCTTTTAACATTGTAAAATATTCATTTTGATTCAACTATCAACACAGAAGTGTTGCAGTCATCATGTAAAACACCTGGTGATTTCAGTCACATAGTATATTGATTTCAGTCACAGGTCACTTTTGTTCCCATTATATGATTTTCACTTCTCTGTGGAAGTAAACATGAAGAGGTAATTTACTTCACAAATTTGcagtaaataaaaatgttaacagCTTGAAAGTGAGTGCACATAGACATTGTGCATGTGTACTCACTGTGTACACACTGTGTTTTAACAGGACTCAATGACATCCCAATATGAAAAATAGATAGTAGCATACATTTAGTAATGTCTAGTCAAGGTCAAAATTCACTAAGCATTGGTGTCATTTCATTACTATATGCTCTTAATCCATTAGTGATGGCATTAGAAATCTCTCGGCATCATAGActttggtgatttctggcaacagtCCTGTGCATATAGCCTACCTGGCAGATCAAGTGGTTTGTTATGACAGTTACACACATGACCCTACAGTAACAGGTTAAAATATCATCCTAAAAATATGTGAATGTTGAAACCTAATCATCAAATATTCTCCTGACTATTACCTATTTTTTTTGCGTAATATggaagaacaaaacagaaaaacgacATGGAAATACATGTTATGAACAGTTCTTGATATCCCAACAATGCATAACATTATGAAGAATCCTTGACATCTTGAATAtgcatattacatttatatatcgtCAAGAATTTCTGAATTTGTAAACTTTAAATCAACACGctatacataaaagaaataaagaaaaaaaaaagaaaagaaaagaaaagaaaaaaaaatcatgagaagTAAATTGTCCAGAAGTGCACTACATTAGAAAATTGTTGTGTATCACTCAGCAATTCAGTGCATTTGGAAAATAATCTCAAACATGAAACTGAGGCagcaaaaattatcatttttttcttggatcaaaaaaaaaaaaaaaaaaaaaaaaaaaaaaaaaaaaggggattgatTGGTTAATGtcataagaaaaggaaagtataattttagatattaacAGCATCTGCCATTCACTTTTTAAGTTATttaacatttgtatttttatgtcctTCCTTAACCCACTGACAATTAATAGCAAGTAAACATACCATGGCAAGGATTGGCCCAGATTCCATACGGCACAAGGGCCATATGCCAAGCAAATGGAGGCTACTCTTTGTTTAGCATGCTATGTTTGTGTGGAGGTTTGTGGATAGGCCAGAGCAGGATCACTGTTTCCCTGTACTTCTAATATCATCTCATGACAACCTTCATATTAAGCCATGCACTCACAATTGCACTCCAGTTATTTCCCAGCAACAGTGGGTTATGTAAAGAAAAGGTAGCATGTGATGAAGTTAACATGCTTATCAATTTGACCAAATGCATGCAATATAAAGAGTTCATCAGCTGGGCCATTTTGGAAGCTCAAAAGCCCATATCAAGATATCAGCTCACTAGAGGAAGCTCAAAAAAGTtttacacaaagaaagaaaaaggaaaactatgacaatgatgataccaaactgaataaataaataacaataggaAATAGAATCATAAAGCAGTACAAAAATACATACCATAAATATTTTTCACAGCTGCatgcaaatgtgtatattttCTATAGCTCtatacacaacaccaacaaatatGAAcattatgaaaaagtaaatatttctCAGCACTACAGAACTTCACAACAGAAAAAGTTAAGTGCTATGCCATACCTGCAAGAGCTTTCTGTTGGTCTTGAGTGAGCTGAGGCATTTTATCTGGACTGAAACGTTCTGCTAAAAGGCTGTCAGGAGCCAGACTCTCTGGTGCAAGACTGTCTGGAGGTAGACTGTGCGTCTCAGCCTCACTGCTCAGGTCATCACTCTGTTCACTACCAGCAAGCTCTCTGAAAATTTAACAAGTCCAGATTCTGTCATTTCATACAAAGTTTCAATAAATCAACCTATGATCATTTTCTCAAAAAAGCctacataaaaaatcaaaataaaagtaaaaaaagtaaaactagaATAAACTCCCAATATCTGATGATTTTCTAGCCAGATTTTGATTACCAACACActttttcataataaataaacaaaacaaataggagactgcaaaaattaaataatcataaatgttttaAAACCGAGAAATTAAACAACAGAGTGCATGCTGTCAACAGATCTGTGTAACCAGTACATTCCCAGGACTTATCTGAGAGCCAAAAACAAGAGTTGTTGGCTCTTGTTGTGCTCACTCATCATGCTTCATGACTAGTGCTTTTGTCTGCCAACCTGGGGCCATAGTATTTGCCATGAACTTAAACTTTAGCAAAAACAGATGGGCAACGTCCAGGAAGGAGTGTCTACAAACTTTGTGTGGATAGTGTGTATTATACATGCAgagtatgaatacatgcatatgtatagcacataatatctatctgtactatgcatatacacatattacatctgcaaaattatatgtatatacatgaaagatggaataatgcaatgctacAATGACAtactgtcatatatgtatatttatatttcatgtaaTTACAGTTCAGAATGTAATTCATGTAATATGAGTTTACTTTATTGTACTGGtaattaatatcaaaatcaaatTGTGGCTTCAAAGTGTGAAACTATCAACCAGAAAAAAAGTTACATACCCACGGACAAGTTGGGGTGTAGTAGAAGAGGCATGGTCATCATCAAGGTCCACAAGTGCATAAGGTCGCTCATCATCAGCAACAACCTACAATGAATGTAGAATATTTCTAAAATAGCCTTCTCTACATATAAGTATGAAAGCgcagtgtacatgtgtacataaatgtgtataagcatacacattacatctattttccttttaatgtctatttatctcttgtcttctttttatAATCTGCACACAAATTCACAGCCTCTCATACCTCCAGATCAGGAGATGGAGAAGTGACTCGTTTTCTGGAAGCAGGTGACATGGAAGAAAGCTGGGGAGATGTAGGCTTGACGCCTGGTTTCAGATCTGGCCGCACCTCTGAGATGGAACTTGCCTGACTTTTGGCTAATGCTTCCTCACTCCTCTGCAGTTCTAGGGTAagaattttaatacatacatgaGAATGTATATGTGGTGATAAAGCACTTCCACTGCCTTAAAGTCTCCTATTTAGCAGCTTAACTTAATAATTCATTGATGGAATGAAaatctttttatacatattacattcatATACTAATTTGTTTTCATTCAACATTAAACCTGGTGCTGGACATGTGATTAAATGAGGGGAAAGCAAGGGAGCAAAGAATGAAGACCTATACTCTGAGTCAAGGGTTCCCAAACCTCTTTCAGTAAGAACCACATGATTTACCCATATCAGTTACACACTGAATTGAAAACTGAAATGTATTGATATTAATGCAATACTGTGGGGCATATTAAACTTACTATTGTACAAAAGATTGTATATTACTATACAGATAAATATTAAAATCTGAATCTGATAATGATGCTTGGCTGAATAGTAAGTAAATTGATTAAATATACATCCATGTGCTTCCAAAAACCCTCCTATGTACCTTGTAGGTTCATGAATTCCAGAATGAGAAATCCTGAACTATGTGCACAAAGCAATGAAAGTAATGGTTCTTTCCCTTTCCAATCAGACTTAAAAGTACAGTTAATCACAATCCATAATTTTAGCTTAATTCCATGATAGTTATGCATTTTCTATTACAATTCTTTATTCCTAATACAATCTAACTTACTCCTCAtctacaccaaatatatatatcaaagtctTGCTAAATGTTGCTTGCACTTCCTCACCTTCCAATTTTCGTTGCTGATCCACAGTGAGTAAAGACTGCATCCGTCTCATGTCTGCCAGGTGTAAACGCTGAGCTTCGAGGAACTGATCATTTGCACGTTGCCAAGTGTGCTTCAGGTCTCTGTGTTGACGACGTTCATCTTCAAAAGCCTGAAAGTAATTCTTAGTCAGAATATTTACATGGTTTCTGTATAGAGAATATCTTAAAAATCCAATGCTCATACAAGCATAATGctaaatatgatttttattatgaacTATTAACCTCTCGGATCTGGATGCTTCACTGTCCGCACATGGCCAAAAATACAGACATTAGGGTTACCTGAGTGGCCACTCTGGGTGGGCAGGCAGCTTGTAGGCCTGGCACGCATGAACTCTAATGTGCAGTGACAAGATTCTATACCTCCCTTTTACAATATTACTATCTCTGGAGCCGGTGCTTTTCCAATCATGGCTTATGGATGGTACCTTCCATACTCATTTATCAAAGAAAATAATGCATCACCCCTTTCCTGAATTCCcaatgagtctaatcaccctacaagagctttgtgcactcatggcaaGTCACTCCTGTCACCCTGGTCTACAGCCAAAATTCTTATTGACAGTAAGTTCACATCACCCtagccctcagccaaattttctCCAAGACATGTTCACATTACCCAtccctcaagccaaattttttcatgacatgaagGTCACGTCATCCAGATCATAGGAGATAAGGCATGTTACTTTTTTccaagtattaataaaaaaaatatatgagctgATTATCTAAATGCAGCATTtctttaacaataaataaaaatcaagagcAAATTCAAAACAGATACAGTTTCCTAACTTTACCACAGACCTTGATGATCATATTCTGTTATCAAAATTCATGAACAATACAGAGCATATATAGATGTcaagacacaaaacaaaacaaagaaacatagaCCTTAGACCAACACATACactcaagcacatacacacacaggagcaAAGAAATCTCACAAACAAAAGGAAGATGTATTTCAGAGAGCCACTTTTCAGATTTCTCAACAAACCTGTCTCAGTTCAGTTAGTTGTGTGCGTAGTCTGTCGACATCATCATTGAGTGCAGTTTTTTGTGTATTAAGGATGGCAGTATAGAGCTCAAGATCAGCACGGGATGCCTTCTCTGCTTCTAGTGTGTTACTCATACCTTTTAACTGGAAATATTTTACAATGTAAGATACTACTTGAATACTCTATAAATACTGATTCAACAATATTTCTAAATAAGTAAAACATGATTACTAATTACAgagatatttgtttataaatacaatacaaaaactattctACTGATTCTAATAAGACTGCAAAAAATAAGTACACGAGAAGTACCTTCTCATCCAGCTGCGTGACCACCAGCTGTGTGTCAGTACCCTGCAGAAGGGGAGCCACTAGATCAGCTGTGTGGAGAGAGGCTGCCTGCTGGGCCTCATGTGCTCGCAGTTGGGCATCCTGGGCACGGATTTTCTCCTTAAGAGCATTAATTTCTTCCTCCAAGGGCTCCACCAGAGACCTAAGAAGTGCAGCATCTTCCTGGGCCTGAGTGAGAGAGCAAAATCAGTTGCAACATTTCAACAAATGAAATACATGGTAGTGACCTACAAAACAAATATGATGGTTAACCATATGAATGATATAAATGAGAATcagttagttttatttttattttaaacagagGGTGGATGGGTGTTTAGTGGggtgcacacataaatatatatatacacatgcaccaatgtatatatttagatatatgtacacaatggTAATGCAAATGGCTGGGACTAGGAGGGTTTCTAAGCAATGTGGGTTCTAGCTCTACTACTGTCTGAGGTTAGGAAGCCTATCCACTCAATATAATGGCCCTACCTGACAAAAAGTCCTCTGAAAGAAGGCAACATCCCAGACCTTCTGAGCAAGAGAGTTGGAGATGTCAAACTGATCCTacccatataaacatacaaaggAAGGTAGACAAAGATACAGATACTGATATACAGATAGGgcagacaaatataaaaatatagatagatacagttatgaatatatcatattccCTAATATCCTCACATCACCATCAGCAGTGTCCATAAATcagtgcaataataacaacaataagcaaCACAGCAAAATTCCAAAATTCTCTTGATGGCAAATTCCTGTCACTCTGGCCCTAAGCCAATTTTTTCCATGACAGCATACTGACGTAACGCATCCCACAAGTCGAATTTCTTTCTTTATGACCGTCAttaatatcgatactgttattattatcattaatgacattataattacaacagtgttatcaataatactaataacaaaggagagatagaagtcaTCTATGTGCaaacacaattaataaactaaactcactaTTGGCATAGCATGACTGCACATGCCATCCCCAGCGGTAATGGGTTCATGATATGatcaataatatcaaaaacataaaaaatattcttaataaccttaatattaatattatcatcatcattattattattattattattattattattattattattattaaccgtaATATggtaacaattatagtaataatggtaaaataataatgataataataaaataatatctatgatgatgatagcaataataataataataataataatgatgatgataacaagaacagcaataataacaacaataatcataatgatgatgatgatgatgatgatgatgatgatgataataacaataataacaataataataacagcaacaacaacaatataaataataacaataatgacaacttTCCAATCTTAAAGTGATGATCAATTACTAAAATTATCAATGGGTCATGCTCTCATTCATCTGATATCAAACCAAACtggttctattatcattatattcacctttcatcagcaaattttttttatacaaactgTTGCTTTAACACTGGAAATATCAGTAAATATATTTGCATTAGACTTCAGACAACCTTTATAATAAACTCCTTCCTAGTTATGGTCATATCTCTATTTCTTGTAACTATTCTTATAAACTGGTGCTAATCATTCGATCTGCCAGTcatattatttcttctatttcaaTAGGAGTTTCCCCTTCCCGCTCCAACAAATGCCTATCATCTCACAATTTATTTCTTAGGAATTCACCACCGAAAATTTTCTTTCTCCAATCCACATGCAATATCACTTCATGATCAATTTACATTTCTAAGATAAAATCACCTCAATATTAGCGAAGCCAAGAATATAAACCAGTAATTAGCTCACTGATGCCAGGATGGAAAATACATGCCACGTCCATTATGATGCTATTTCACTAACTTTTGGGAAAATgtttatttcctatttctttttgcatttaatatcattaacattatgaatacgaatagtaacaacattaatagcaacagaaaaaaagagaaagcaaaggaacAGTGATATCAGGGGGAGGTCAGGTAGGCTTGATGAATCTTTGGTGACTAAgttcttgtggagccatctatttacaagtaaacaaaattaaaaaaaacaaaactacagtggacagtgcAATTAACTGGCATCAACTGGTTAATTAAGCCTAGAATCATATAATTCATTAATTATGTGCATAATACAAATGAAGTAAGTGGTATGAATTACACATAATTTCCCACGTCATTGACCTATCCTTCACATGGCATcttaaattatattcataatgtagTACACTAAAGATAAAGACATTTTATCAGAGTGCTACATGAATGATTGTGATGCTTGTGAATGAgctaatatatacattactaatATGAACATCATGACCGTACGAGGCACAtaacaaatacaagaaaataaatttgCCATAAATTGTTAGAGCTAAACCACTTGCTCaaagtaaacagataaattgaAGACCACAAGACCTGTTGTCATCTTACCTTCCTCATGCTGTCCTCCAGGTTCTCAGCATCTACACCAGTCCCCAGGGGAGGCCCTGCTGAGCCAGTGGAAGGTGTCTTCTCAGGGGTGCTGAGTGCAGACGAGGGACTCAAGCTAGGCACTCTCTTAGCCAAAGACTTGGTGACAGCTGAGATAACACCTGGACTCAGGAGGCTCTCACTCTTTGATCTTATATATGAATCCTGCAGACAAACCGTAGGAATCATTCGaactcacttttccctttttttttttaagtaattcatGAGCTACCTGAGCCTAAATTCTGCATATGCTTACATTTAATTGATGCCTCTCTATTCTTTTACCATTCAAATTTCTTCTGCTGTTACACAATCTGACTTTACCATCAGACTCTAATGCCATCACCATAAAAACTTCCATCACTCACCCACTtgctctctcccatcctccctccctcccatcacctctccctccttgtatcccatcttcccttccatcgtccaatccatctatctattcatccacccATCTaccaatccatccatcctccctcccatccacactccttccctcccatcctcccatcattttattcattcattcattcattcattcattcattcatccatcctcctttccatccttaCTTCTTCCCTCACAtcttctcgccctccctccctccttgcacgATGtaggatatacataaataccaatagaccacatggctgtttaccacatggctccagATCCCAAATAACAACCACTGagtcagcgagggcatagataacgatgttatctgacctcgcctgacccgagagTTCATGTCCAACGCGCggtgtggtaaggtcggcctagcctccccctcccGGCAGGTTGACCCGACACCACAACCCCGCACAGCGCTTTGATCctaagccaggtcgtagcgtgtgttcaccccctttacttgtgttgtgagtcctacgtacgttgactaccattactgttcaccactgtactaaagtactcatagactcttacagactggTGTCAGGTTGGTTGTTGCGTCCTTTGggctcacaacacaaacaccacctccGAAAAAAACACTTGACCGTTCCCAAAGAAATgtctaagaaaacaaaaccacataAGTTCACATTTGGGCCCTtccccttctattatttctttttcctttcttcttctcccgcggtatgtggtcaacaaacatgaatatcgttcattagttaagtagttaattaatttctctcgtttttagagatttatgttgtttcaactgcaatgaatttaacgcgttcgtgatttttatcttatcatgaatatcatttcattttatctcgttcttcccctcgcccagacctgaccgcgctttctctttcccttgtgGTCGGTgagttgtggtcttgacctgacctcacctttctctttttccggtcaaacctagggattaactgtagcacgaTTACATTGTTTAttggtgacaagttctatcggcgctagaacggagcttgtaatgtgattttattaaaatttattatatggaatatagaataggatctcccccatatcatagtgcacagtaTTGCCTGATAttacccggggttgcgtaaatacctaaaagatctgcgctccgacctttgaaaagtaggtacaggtaaaaccaaagttattcattcaatcggcaactttgagtcggtgtgacccgcggttacatcTGTTAATTAATGAAGGATTAGGGTTTAAGgtagaataattatttgcttattaatcacacccttctcaccctcttgaagttgcttgtaTGTTTTGGGTGATTCCCAGGCGATTGTGTAATTTGTGGATAACCGTAGGGAttttcacgagcgcccatcacagatacacagaaaagagcaggttatttatagatctTCCTGGCTCTATTCGCTtcaatgtatggcattttgggtataggattccccccatcgatgaagtctaacatgtatagtTAGCCATGGccacctcagcagttcagatttgctgaccccgagaagatttactTGTTAAATAgcctgcaaatattttttcatgtcaccatttattattgcgtacattctgtcgcatatcatatgttgaattcaatgtggtagttgaaataattttatatagctagcattgctaatttatctcagtttgtaatattgaacattaatattcgtgtttgtgattcattctctgtgtgaggtcactcccattttcactctcattcacacacacacacacgcttactcactcactcactcactcatccacgcagaacaaaagacactgaaaccttttcattaatagggtttgttgctgtcttagtgccggcgtaaagatctatgatgtatctctttagcccgtgaTTTTGTAagtcgtgatgagtgactagtacatttatttctcttccatgtgacgacaattggttcaagtaaatccttgcagattgccgttgtcgtttcccttatctactctcatatctatcagagacggttggtagttcaagccaggtccatgcggatcacaACTGAcgcctccctctcctattttttctttatctttgtgaaaaaaatgaaaataaattaaaaaccaagattaaaaaacacaaatttttataaataaccagctagtggtacttgacaccctctcttctctgttgcctttctttttctcttgctatctggctcTTACGtgcatgatctggttccctgactatatattgcagtcggaccaatgataaccgacacggcgccgaaggaggatcctgctgcagaaccggtcaccttaggatgctgtgggaaggacgtcaccagaagatcgccagaagtttgtggaccaggatgtttgtcaaaacgggtgttaagccatcccatgatgtagtggatgggcgctgcctgccgagatgcccatagatccagtgaagaaccaggaactcaccagcgcaggtaccagtcgccccaagatgctgtggatgggtgacACTTGGCGGACACCTGCAGATCCAGTTGACTctaggagctcgtcagcgcaggtatcagccgcctgagatgccaCCCCTGccagacgcccatagatccagatgaagattacaaggacatAAAAGACGAGCATGCCGCTGAAAAGGACCTGGTCGacatctgtgaggacgtgtggacaaggaCGCTGCTGAGTTatgcctggacgaggactacgaagaaggctagacgaatccaaagtcaaggaggacctgtatGCGACTCTCGAGGACATGTGGATGTTGAGGACGGACAAATTAtatcaaggaccaggaagaagaggacgacagggatgagcagccacaaagatgcaccaggcAACGCActcgagaacgagacgaccagccaagttaggtcacccttgaggcatatCTAAGGCGCCATGAgggcgaggtgtgagtaggtggccgagcaatgtatgatgtagcatatacataagtaccaatagaccaGTGGCTGTTTatcacgtggctccaaatcccaaataagaaccattgagtcagcgagggtgtagatgacaatgttatctgacctcgcctgagcTGAAGCgtccgggctag is a window from the Penaeus monodon isolate SGIC_2016 chromosome 41, NSTDA_Pmon_1, whole genome shotgun sequence genome containing:
- the LOC119598415 gene encoding rab GTPase-binding effector protein 1-like, with the protein product MTLAPTPASVLIYTVGLRYMTDAQEADFGLRRAKLKELYLQKEEELRLQSDHTRAVEVELEVLRSQVRELQEELEEARSAVTIAQCTAENDIAVEQRKCQEEIATVQQLMKEEVTNAVGQTGDRYEGEIKRLKKLTERLDAEKQHYRRLYERQLEDSYIRSKSESLLSPGVISAVTKSLAKRVPSLSPSSALSTPEKTPSTGSAGPPLGTGVDAENLEDSMRKAQEDAALLRSLVEPLEEEINALKEKIRAQDAQLRAHEAQQAASLHTADLVAPLLQGTDTQLVVTQLDEKLKGMSNTLEAEKASRADLELYTAILNTQKTALNDDVDRLRTQLTELRQAFEDERRQHRDLKHTWQRANDQFLEAQRLHLADMRRMQSLLTVDQQRKLEELQRSEEALAKSQASSISEVRPDLKPGVKPTSPQLSSMSPASRKRVTSPSPDLEVVADDERPYALVDLDDDHASSTTPQLVRGELAGSEQSDDLSSEAETHSLPPDSLAPESLAPDSLLAERFSPDKMPQLTQDQQKALADVTPDSEGVTQSESILTPGDDDYVTIDLAVGGGSGTGSTGSRRVVSEVEWNLLNEEIRRARSRIGRSCQLCSNYQTQLQKIQSEQRETEKQKVDLEKALNRYREDLDREARYRHVMEDKWRTMAEDYEKKVAGVASVVEAATGKHNEVVAKFRATVTHLHDQLRVLTERREAAQQELTRLQKENDDLVGKHSQHSQQLQNEIINLPDNMEEMQLLLLRYREDIIAAKVSKEHLEETLKSEILFLKDQVLAEQHEKNTIEDRLSSEIDQLREKVAVLESVESQMKAERRSRAESDAQLKELENRQSEAQLKSQQIISALKTQVAEQTQARARLEAEVVELRGRVSALQHDLDTSEAVQRDFVRLSQSLQVQLEKIRQSEKEVRWQHEEDQEECNSCKQRFSAMGRRKHHCRHCGKIFCNECVSKTVPSGPHRRPSRVCDVCHTLLVQDATPYFSSEPPHSPD